A window of Calonectris borealis chromosome 3, bCalBor7.hap1.2, whole genome shotgun sequence contains these coding sequences:
- the RWDD2A gene encoding RWD domain-containing protein 2A — MAVTVQECLELQLLEVEMLLSMFPKKGEINLDEDAVPGMQRYLRNADGALPPQLEYSIAIDVGETKVKVELQVLLPHMYPQVAPQLFAKSNALRRQQQLRLNTHLASHISSLNSGEVCIYEAVQWVKENSLPYLENSKVSSESASEEVVIKETLHRMWIYSHHIYRQELRKKIFDCAKKLNLTGFCLTGKPGVICVEGLRASCEEFWHAIRYPNWKHISCKHVENIETEGSTDNLRLFRAFEDLQFQAHGDYGLRNDYHMDLGQFLEFLKQHQSGHIFQILFGVEGKLSDK, encoded by the exons ATGGCTGTCACAGTGCAAGAGTGCCTGGAGCTCCAGCTGCTGGAAGTGGAAATGCTCCTTTCAATGTTTCccaaaaaaggtgaaataaatctGGATGAGGATGCTGTGCCCGGCATGCAGCGCTACCTGAGAAACGCTGATGGAGCTTTGCCCCCACAGCTCGAATATTCAATCGCTATTGATGTAGGGGAGACAAAG gtAAAAGTGGAATTGCAGGTACTGCTGCCTCATATGTATCCTCAGGTAGCTCCTCAGCTTTTTGCAAAATCAAATGCACTGCGCAGACAGCAACAGTTGCGGCTCAACACGCATCTCGCTTCTCACATCAGCTCTTTGAATTCAGGTGAAGTATGTATATATGAAGCTGTGCAATGGGTGAAAGAAAACAGCCTGCCTTACTTGGAAAACAGTAAGGTCTCTTCTGAAAGTGCTTCAGAAGAAGTCGTAATTAAAGAAACGTTGCATCGCATGTGGATCTACAGCCATCATATATATAGGCAGGAATTGAGGAAAAAGATTTTTGACTGTGCAAAGAAGTTAAATCTGACTGGCTTCTGCCTAACAGGAAAACCTGGTGTGATCTGTGTGGAGGGACTCCGAGCAAGCTGTGAAGAGTTTTGGCATGCTATTAGGTATCCCAACTGGAAGCATATTTCATGCAAGCATGTGGAGAACATAGAAACGGAGGGAAGCACAGATAATCTTCGTCTCTTTCGTGCTTTTGAAGACCTACAGTTTCAAGCACATGGTGATTATGGCCTGAGGAATGACTATCACATGGATCTTGGCCAGTTCCTAGAATTCCTGAAACAACATCAAAGTGgacatatttttcagattttatttggtGTCGAAGGCAAACTTTCagacaaataa